A single genomic interval of Aegicerativicinus sediminis harbors:
- a CDS encoding TonB-dependent receptor, giving the protein MRLQHILGLFFFLQTCLIIGQTGTVTGVILNSNNQPIEDVSITFESYGTTSNENGFYTLELPANQDIQIEFSHLSFKKVLVTFNVKPGQVIEFNPVMQVNVEQINTVVVISSGRKNVEGVTTINPEILRTIQGAQPGVENILKTLPGVNISNELSTQYSVRGGNFDENLVYVNEIEVYRPFLIRSGQQEGLSFVNADMVQNVEFSAGGFQARYGDKLSSVLDITYRTPIDFSIDADLSLLGGGVTAEFITSDSKFSGIAGIRYRDNSLLINSRETETNVKPIFTDAQGYLTYRFSNKFHLNFLGTASLNKYQFEPQNRQTNFGTLQDPIALLVFYEGQEKDRYSTLVGALKADYFVSDDLTLKLIGSVFHTKEEEYFDILAQYRLGEVNTSIGDEDLGEVEFSEGIGGQLNHARNKLDALILNFQHKGDYLIEDGLLEWSAKFTHEDIRDRLVEWEVIDSAGFTIRPPKDNITNNQPYEPFEGPLVPFQNVRATNQVTIDRLQAYLQWSKRGNLGVHGIYYNAGIRLHNWTVSGESIENVNQTVVSPRFQFSIKPNWKHDMLFRIAGGLYYQPPFYRELRDSTGTVNPEVKAQKSYHLVLGNEYSFKMWERPFKLVSELYYKNLTDVNPYTLENVRIRYRAKNIAKAYAYGLDLRLNGQFVPGMESWFSFGYLKTEENIEDRGFISRPTDQRLKFGVLFQDYVPKLPDLKMFLNLVYNTGVPGGSPSYADPYEYQNRLRDYKRADLGISYMLVDKSKTYTSNWKKPFKELGIGFEIFNMFDVQNSITNTWVRDVYSKRQYAIPNYLTPRVFNVRLHATF; this is encoded by the coding sequence GTGCGCTTGCAACATATTTTAGGCTTATTTTTTTTCCTACAAACCTGCCTCATAATCGGTCAAACGGGCACGGTAACAGGCGTAATACTAAATTCTAATAATCAACCTATTGAAGATGTTTCCATAACATTTGAAAGTTATGGTACTACCTCTAACGAAAATGGCTTTTACACATTAGAGCTTCCCGCTAACCAAGATATACAAATTGAGTTCAGTCACCTCTCCTTTAAAAAGGTGCTTGTTACATTTAATGTAAAGCCCGGGCAAGTAATTGAATTCAACCCTGTTATGCAGGTGAATGTTGAACAAATAAATACGGTAGTGGTTATTAGTTCTGGGAGGAAAAATGTGGAAGGTGTAACCACAATAAATCCGGAAATTTTAAGAACAATACAAGGTGCCCAACCTGGTGTTGAGAATATTTTGAAGACACTCCCTGGCGTAAATATTTCCAATGAACTTAGCACGCAATACTCTGTTCGGGGTGGCAATTTCGATGAAAATTTGGTCTACGTAAATGAAATTGAAGTATACCGCCCGTTCCTAATACGTTCTGGACAACAAGAAGGACTGAGCTTTGTAAATGCAGATATGGTACAAAATGTTGAGTTTTCAGCTGGCGGATTTCAGGCCCGTTATGGCGATAAACTATCCTCGGTTCTAGACATAACATATCGAACACCCATCGATTTTAGTATCGATGCTGATTTAAGCTTATTAGGCGGTGGCGTAACTGCTGAATTTATTACATCAGATTCTAAATTTTCCGGCATAGCTGGTATCCGATACCGAGACAATAGTTTACTTATAAATTCAAGGGAAACTGAAACCAATGTAAAACCTATTTTTACAGATGCCCAAGGCTATTTAACCTATCGGTTTAGCAATAAATTTCATTTAAATTTTTTAGGGACCGCCTCCTTAAACAAATATCAGTTTGAACCACAAAACCGCCAAACAAATTTTGGAACATTACAAGACCCTATTGCGCTTTTAGTTTTCTATGAAGGTCAAGAGAAAGATCGTTATTCAACCCTTGTCGGAGCTCTAAAAGCCGACTATTTTGTTAGTGATGACCTAACCCTAAAACTTATTGGATCGGTATTCCACACCAAGGAAGAAGAGTATTTTGATATACTTGCACAATATCGCCTTGGAGAGGTAAATACCAGCATTGGCGATGAAGATTTAGGTGAAGTGGAATTTAGTGAAGGAATTGGAGGTCAACTGAATCATGCTCGCAATAAACTGGATGCCCTCATTTTAAATTTTCAACATAAAGGTGATTATTTAATAGAGGATGGTTTGTTGGAATGGAGCGCAAAATTCACACATGAAGACATTAGAGATCGTTTGGTTGAATGGGAAGTAATAGACAGTGCTGGATTTACTATCCGCCCTCCTAAAGATAATATTACCAATAATCAACCTTACGAACCATTTGAAGGACCTCTAGTCCCGTTTCAAAATGTTAGGGCAACCAACCAAGTTACTATAGATAGATTGCAAGCTTATCTTCAATGGAGCAAAAGAGGCAATTTAGGGGTACATGGAATTTATTATAATGCCGGAATTCGCTTACATAATTGGACTGTTTCTGGAGAGTCCATCGAAAATGTCAATCAAACTGTTGTAAGTCCACGTTTTCAATTCTCCATTAAACCTAACTGGAAACACGACATGTTATTTAGGATCGCCGGAGGCCTCTATTATCAGCCACCGTTTTACCGCGAATTGAGGGACTCAACCGGAACTGTAAATCCAGAGGTAAAAGCACAAAAATCTTATCACTTGGTGCTTGGCAATGAATACAGTTTTAAAATGTGGGAACGGCCCTTTAAACTAGTTTCTGAATTGTATTACAAGAATTTAACTGATGTTAATCCCTATACACTGGAAAATGTTCGAATACGCTATAGGGCCAAAAACATTGCCAAAGCTTATGCCTACGGATTAGATTTAAGGCTAAATGGACAATTTGTTCCTGGGATGGAATCCTGGTTTAGTTTCGGGTATTTAAAAACCGAAGAGAATATTGAGGATCGAGGTTTTATTTCCAGACCTACGGACCAAAGGTTAAAGTTTGGGGTATTATTCCAAGATTATGTACCAAAATTGCCCGATTTAAAAATGTTTTTGAATCTAGTCTATAATACAGGAGTGCCAGGTGGTTCTCCTAGCTATGCAGACCCTTATGAATACCAAAACCGCTTACGCGATTATAAAAGAGCTGATTTAGGCATCAGTTATATGCTAGTTGACAAATCGAAAACCTATACGTCGAATTGGAAAAAACCTTTTAAAGAACTGGGGATTGGATTTGAAATATTCAACATGTTCGATGTGCAGAACAGCATAACAAATACTTGGGTTAGGGATGTATATTCCAAAAGGCAATATGCTATACCAAATTATTTAACCCCGAGAGTGTTTAATGTTCGACTTCACGCAACATTCTAA
- a CDS encoding thioredoxin family protein: protein MKNFLFIIGVIFFHSYSQAQNWGTDFEKAKLESSTEHKPILLVFQGSDWCAPCMKLDREIWTSETFKNYSKDHLILLKADFPRRKQNALSAEQKEKNNLLAETYNKNGFFPFVVLLDSNGKVLGTTGYKKISPEEYITELNSFYNAH from the coding sequence ATGAAAAACTTTCTGTTTATTATTGGCGTGATATTCTTCCATAGTTATAGCCAAGCCCAAAATTGGGGAACCGATTTTGAAAAAGCAAAATTAGAATCAAGTACAGAACACAAACCTATATTATTAGTATTTCAGGGATCTGATTGGTGCGCACCTTGCATGAAACTCGACAGAGAAATATGGACTTCTGAAACCTTCAAAAATTATTCAAAGGACCATTTAATTTTACTGAAGGCAGATTTTCCTAGAAGAAAACAAAACGCCCTTTCAGCAGAGCAAAAAGAAAAAAATAATCTATTAGCAGAAACATATAATAAAAATGGCTTCTTTCCATTTGTGGTATTATTAGATTCTAATGGAAAGGTATTAGGTACTACAGGCTATAAAAAAATATCACCCGAAGAATATATCACTGAATTAAATTCCTTTTATAACGCGCACTAG
- a CDS encoding FAD:protein FMN transferase has product MKLIFGIGLFLSLSLLCYAQEIYKESMSLMGSDFEITVVSENEQAGAQYIQIAVDEIKRIEKLISSWDQSSQTSEINRNAGIKPIIVDRELYNLIERSIAISKITDGAFDITYASMDKLWKFDGSMTSLPTPEEVSQSVARVGYEKITLNEDEQSVFLKQPQMKIGFGAIGKGYAADKAKEKLMQLGVKGGIINASGDLTVWGSQPSGKAWQVAITNPMDKNHAFTKLPIMHGAVVTSGNYEKRITLEGKTFTHIIDPRTGYPSQGILSVTIFSEKGELADALATSVFVMGIETGIDRINQLPNVECIIVDDSGKIFTSKNIRINNNEN; this is encoded by the coding sequence TTGAAACTAATTTTTGGCATCGGTTTATTTCTCTCTCTTTCACTCCTTTGCTACGCTCAAGAAATTTATAAAGAATCTATGTCCTTAATGGGCAGTGATTTTGAAATAACCGTCGTTTCAGAAAATGAACAAGCAGGTGCACAATACATTCAAATTGCTGTTGATGAAATTAAACGTATTGAAAAGTTAATTTCTTCATGGGATCAGTCTTCCCAGACTTCAGAAATTAATCGAAATGCAGGAATAAAACCCATCATTGTTGATAGAGAACTTTATAACCTTATAGAACGGTCGATAGCCATTTCTAAGATTACAGATGGAGCTTTCGACATAACCTACGCCTCTATGGATAAGTTGTGGAAGTTTGATGGCTCAATGACCTCCCTACCAACTCCGGAAGAAGTTAGTCAATCGGTGGCTCGAGTAGGCTATGAAAAAATAACCCTTAATGAAGATGAGCAATCCGTTTTTCTGAAACAGCCTCAAATGAAAATCGGGTTTGGAGCCATAGGAAAGGGGTATGCAGCCGATAAAGCAAAAGAAAAACTTATGCAACTGGGTGTTAAAGGAGGAATTATTAACGCATCGGGAGATTTAACTGTTTGGGGATCACAACCCAGTGGCAAAGCTTGGCAGGTGGCAATCACCAATCCGATGGATAAAAATCATGCCTTTACCAAACTACCCATAATGCATGGCGCCGTTGTTACATCTGGAAATTATGAAAAGCGAATTACCCTAGAGGGAAAGACCTTTACTCATATAATAGACCCTAGAACCGGATATCCATCACAAGGAATTTTAAGTGTTACCATTTTTTCTGAAAAAGGTGAATTGGCAGATGCATTGGCAACGTCCGTTTTTGTAATGGGAATTGAAACCGGAATTGACAGAATCAATCAATTGCCGAATGTAGAATGTATAATTGTAGATGATAGCGGAAAGATATTTACTTCTAAAAATATAAGAATAAACAACAATGAAAATTAA
- a CDS encoding DUF4266 domain-containing protein, producing MKIKLGLLALVLFSATSCVAVKEYEKVQINDPDMTLADRPCDRNILTFHSYREAASGANGGKTGGGCGCN from the coding sequence ATGAAAATTAAATTAGGTTTATTGGCATTGGTTCTCTTTTCTGCAACATCATGTGTTGCAGTTAAAGAATATGAAAAGGTTCAAATTAATGATCCGGATATGACATTGGCAGATCGTCCATGTGATAGAAACATACTTACCTTCCATTCGTACCGTGAGGCAGCATCAGGGGCTAACGGCGGTAAAACCGGAGGTGGTTGTGGTTGTAATTAA
- a CDS encoding DUF3570 domain-containing protein has protein sequence MRFISNHSWISLFVIFSISYQSYGQVDDNNQAESYKKRVLETSEIDFLSSYYNQSGNNAAVSGGIGSEKLTDATGTIVMSIPMNDDDVLTIDAGVSAYTSASSSNIDPFDTNKNADPFVASSGASSSDLWSSLSAHYSHSSDDRNSNWTGKLSFASEYDYFSLGFGGSFSKSFNEKNTDLTLTANVYIDSWNTIYPIELRPFGKGGDGLDHRFFENKTIIGNSQYNPQFSEFSDKKRNSYSLGLVFSQILSKKLQMSLASDLVFQRGLLSTPFQRVYFSDIEDSFIDNFQLADDIERLPNNRFKVALGGRLHYYINEWLVMRTFYRYYWDDWGINSQTASLEAPIKVGNKFTIYPSYRFYKQSAADYFAAYEEHYSTESFYTSDFDLSDYTADQLGIGASYTDVFTKWHLWHFGLKSIDLKYASYKRNTGLKSQIITAGIKFLAD, from the coding sequence ATGCGTTTTATTTCAAATCATTCGTGGATTTCACTGTTTGTCATATTCTCTATTTCATACCAATCGTATGGTCAGGTGGATGACAACAACCAAGCAGAATCATACAAAAAGAGAGTTCTTGAAACTTCAGAAATTGATTTTCTCTCGAGTTATTATAACCAATCCGGAAACAATGCAGCGGTTTCAGGTGGAATAGGTAGCGAAAAATTAACTGATGCCACAGGTACCATCGTAATGTCCATACCTATGAATGATGATGATGTATTGACCATAGATGCAGGAGTTTCTGCATATACTTCTGCCTCATCGAGCAATATAGACCCTTTTGATACCAATAAAAATGCTGATCCTTTTGTAGCTAGTTCGGGCGCATCTTCGTCAGATCTGTGGAGCAGTCTATCCGCTCATTATTCGCACAGCTCCGATGACCGTAACTCCAACTGGACGGGAAAATTATCATTCGCTTCTGAATATGATTATTTTTCTTTGGGATTCGGGGGAAGTTTTTCCAAAAGTTTCAATGAAAAAAATACAGACCTTACTTTAACCGCAAACGTTTATATCGATTCATGGAATACTATTTATCCAATTGAATTAAGGCCATTTGGAAAAGGTGGCGACGGTTTAGACCATCGATTTTTTGAGAATAAAACCATAATTGGAAATTCCCAATACAACCCTCAATTTTCAGAATTTTCAGATAAGAAGAGAAATAGTTACTCCTTAGGCCTTGTCTTTTCACAAATTTTAAGTAAAAAATTACAGATGTCACTTGCATCCGATTTAGTTTTTCAACGCGGACTGCTGTCCACTCCTTTCCAAAGAGTTTATTTCTCAGATATTGAAGATTCCTTTATAGATAATTTTCAATTGGCCGATGATATTGAACGTTTACCAAACAATCGTTTTAAAGTTGCTCTCGGTGGTAGGTTACATTATTATATTAATGAATGGTTAGTTATGCGAACTTTCTATCGTTATTATTGGGACGATTGGGGAATTAACTCCCAAACTGCGAGTCTTGAAGCACCTATTAAAGTTGGAAATAAATTTACGATCTACCCTTCTTACAGGTTTTATAAACAATCTGCAGCAGATTACTTTGCCGCCTATGAGGAGCATTATTCCACAGAATCATTCTATACCTCAGATTTTGACCTTTCCGATTATACTGCGGACCAATTAGGAATAGGCGCTAGTTATACGGATGTTTTTACAAAATGGCATCTTTGGCATTTCGGCCTTAAAAGTATTGACCTAAAATATGCAAGTTATAAACGTAATACCGGATTAAAATCTCAAATTATAACTGCTGGAATAAAATTTTTGGCTGATTAG
- a CDS encoding NAD(P)H-dependent flavin oxidoreductase — MEDSKNRAELNVSNSFTHMLGIKHPILMAPMFLVSNTAMVIEGMKCGIAGCIPALNYRTIEELREAIKELKAAKVPGGAFGFNLIVNKSNFKYKDQLEVLCDEGCDFILTSLGNPKETIQKAHQKGIKVFCDVTDFNYAQKVSDLGADALIAVNNQAGGHRGRISPEELIQLLKKNFSLPVISAGGVGNRQELETMLEFGAEGVSVGSPFIASEEANVGDSYKQACVEYGEDDIVMTERISGTPCTVINTPYVQKIGTKQPWLEKLLNKNRRLKKWVKMFRFSLGMKATEKAAKGATYKTVWVAGPSIEHTKEIAPVRAIVHRLIS, encoded by the coding sequence ATGGAAGATTCAAAAAATAGAGCTGAACTAAACGTATCTAATAGCTTTACCCATATGTTAGGTATAAAACATCCAATACTAATGGCCCCAATGTTTCTGGTTTCCAATACAGCCATGGTTATTGAGGGTATGAAATGTGGTATCGCAGGTTGTATTCCTGCCCTTAATTATAGGACAATTGAGGAGCTCAGAGAGGCGATCAAAGAATTAAAGGCAGCAAAAGTTCCGGGTGGTGCGTTCGGGTTTAACCTAATTGTAAACAAATCTAATTTCAAATATAAAGACCAATTAGAGGTATTATGTGATGAAGGATGTGATTTTATCCTTACTTCCTTAGGAAATCCTAAAGAAACAATTCAAAAGGCGCATCAAAAAGGGATAAAGGTGTTCTGCGATGTAACAGACTTTAATTATGCCCAAAAAGTAAGTGATTTGGGAGCAGATGCATTAATTGCTGTTAATAATCAAGCAGGAGGCCATAGGGGTAGAATTTCCCCCGAAGAATTGATTCAACTTTTAAAGAAAAATTTTAGCTTACCAGTTATCAGTGCCGGGGGAGTAGGTAATAGGCAGGAATTAGAAACTATGCTTGAATTTGGAGCAGAAGGTGTTTCCGTTGGAAGCCCCTTTATTGCATCTGAGGAAGCTAATGTTGGGGATAGTTACAAACAAGCATGTGTTGAATATGGTGAAGACGACATTGTTATGACCGAAAGGATTTCTGGTACACCTTGTACCGTGATTAACACGCCTTATGTCCAAAAAATTGGAACAAAACAACCGTGGCTGGAAAAATTATTGAATAAAAATCGTCGCCTGAAAAAATGGGTGAAAATGTTCCGTTTTAGCTTAGGAATGAAAGCTACTGAAAAAGCTGCCAAAGGAGCTACCTATAAAACTGTTTGGGTGGCCGGACCAAGCATTGAACATACAAAAGAAATTGCTCCAGTTAGAGCAATTGTTCACCGCCTAATTTCTTAA
- a CDS encoding 2'-deoxycytidine 5'-triphosphate deaminase: protein MKNLKLLTLIILSVMVFSCSDDDGPGEPTIEDTIVGKWQASEFLVDGEATGNIGGINVSVDIEGDVYDNTYAVEFRDNPNTVTSTGDFSIRFTASFLGQSYEEVVEDVQFIGTGSWQIIGNQLIITTSTEERTFDIQTINATTLRVFGQIIETIDVEGTTAEAVIDLDLTFTRI, encoded by the coding sequence ATGAAAAATTTGAAATTATTAACCTTAATTATATTGTCTGTCATGGTCTTTTCTTGTTCAGATGATGACGGTCCTGGAGAGCCTACGATTGAAGATACTATAGTAGGAAAATGGCAAGCAAGTGAGTTTTTAGTTGACGGGGAGGCAACAGGAAATATTGGTGGAATAAATGTTTCTGTAGATATTGAAGGAGACGTTTATGATAATACTTATGCAGTGGAATTTAGGGATAACCCTAATACAGTGACTTCTACCGGTGATTTCAGTATTCGGTTTACAGCTTCGTTTCTAGGTCAGTCGTATGAAGAAGTAGTGGAAGATGTTCAATTTATAGGTACTGGATCATGGCAAATAATAGGAAATCAACTTATAATAACCACTTCCACAGAAGAGCGTACTTTTGACATCCAAACGATTAATGCTACCACATTAAGGGTTTTTGGTCAAATTATTGAAACCATTGATGTAGAGGGGACTACCGCAGAAGCTGTAATTGATTTAGATTTAACCTTTACAAGAATATAG
- a CDS encoding lipocalin family protein: MKYFAILMSFIISGILVSCSSDDGNNSKITSSIEGEWTASDLDYSGTTTFVFNGETINVDFVGEAYDMNNTLVFNSNPNTVISSGYYSIELTFKMLGEEYTETAEDLEFLEDGTWSLSGDKLTVINGDESTVMLIKELTEHRLILIIEEEEIIDLEEISSTAKIKGVLNYIR; encoded by the coding sequence ATGAAATACTTTGCAATATTAATGTCATTTATAATTTCAGGTATTCTTGTTAGTTGTTCAAGTGATGACGGAAACAATTCTAAAATTACATCTTCAATTGAAGGTGAGTGGACGGCATCTGATCTTGATTATTCTGGTACAACCACTTTTGTATTCAATGGAGAAACCATTAATGTCGACTTTGTAGGGGAGGCCTATGATATGAATAACACACTGGTTTTTAATTCTAATCCTAATACCGTAATATCTTCCGGTTATTACAGTATCGAATTAACATTTAAAATGTTAGGCGAAGAATATACTGAAACGGCTGAAGATCTTGAATTCTTGGAAGATGGCACCTGGTCATTGTCAGGAGATAAATTAACCGTAATTAATGGGGATGAATCTACCGTTATGCTCATTAAGGAATTAACGGAGCATAGATTAATTTTAATCATTGAGGAGGAGGAAATTATAGATTTAGAAGAAATTTCTTCGACGGCCAAAATAAAAGGTGTTTTAAACTATATCCGATAG